The following proteins come from a genomic window of Trueperaceae bacterium:
- a CDS encoding DNA-binding response regulator, whose product MDRRKIIIVEDDQDISRLLKLELEESGFHVDTFETGIRGLLAIREEQPDLVILDLGLPDLSGAEIARRVRSTSEIPIIILTAAHDLGTKVEMLNHGADDYLAKPFHISELVARVNVQLRKRTNTSVKKLGDLSVDEISRQVFCGSKEVRLSPREFQLITYLCSKPGRVYSREEIEKNVWGPELPQSSNVVDVHIANIRGKLRQAGGFGVIRTVRGIGYAVKG is encoded by the coding sequence ATTGACAGGCGCAAAATTATCATTGTGGAGGATGACCAAGATATTAGCCGACTTCTGAAATTAGAATTAGAGGAAAGCGGGTTTCACGTTGATACTTTTGAAACAGGAATTCGTGGCCTTTTAGCGATTCGGGAAGAGCAACCAGATTTAGTTATCCTAGACCTTGGGTTGCCTGATCTGAGTGGAGCGGAAATCGCACGGCGGGTCCGCAGCACTAGTGAAATTCCCATCATTATCCTTACTGCTGCACATGACCTCGGCACTAAAGTAGAAATGCTTAATCATGGAGCCGACGACTACTTGGCTAAACCCTTTCACATAAGCGAACTTGTTGCCCGTGTAAACGTGCAACTTCGGAAACGGACAAACACGAGTGTGAAAAAGCTTGGCGATCTGTCGGTAGATGAAATAAGTCGGCAGGTATTTTGCGGTTCTAAGGAAGTTAGGTTATCGCCTAGAGAGTTCCAATTAATAACTTATCTCTGTAGTAAACCGGGTCGTGTTTACAGTCGGGAGGAGATAGAGAAGAATGTTTGGGGACCTGAGTTGCCGCAATCAAGTAATGTGGTGGATGTGCACATTGCCAACATTAGGGGAAAGCTTCGTCAAGCAGGTGGCTTTGGTGTGATACGTACTGTCCGTGGAATTGGTTACGCGGTTAAGGGTTGA
- a CDS encoding dCTP deaminase → MSIRPDWWIRERALEGMIEPFEENLVREGVISYGLSSFGYDLRAAPEWAIFVNAFNTVVDPKKFDTDSLIELSDEECIIPPNSFVLTRSVEYLRIPDNVMVVALGKSSYARCGIVANVTPLEPGWEGHVTLELSNTTPLPAKVYANEGIVQLLFFQGERPEVTYGDRKGKYQGQTGVTLPRL, encoded by the coding sequence ATGAGCATTAGACCAGATTGGTGGATTCGCGAAAGGGCCCTGGAGGGCATGATCGAACCTTTCGAAGAAAACTTGGTTCGGGAAGGCGTCATTAGTTACGGGTTATCGAGCTTTGGGTATGATCTTCGGGCGGCTCCTGAGTGGGCTATTTTTGTGAACGCCTTTAATACGGTTGTAGATCCAAAAAAATTCGATACTGATAGCCTCATTGAGCTATCCGACGAAGAATGTATCATTCCCCCTAACTCTTTCGTTCTTACCCGCTCTGTCGAGTACCTTAGGATTCCAGATAATGTGATGGTTGTAGCGCTAGGTAAGAGTTCGTACGCCCGGTGTGGAATTGTGGCCAACGTGACGCCCCTAGAGCCTGGTTGGGAGGGTCATGTAACTCTGGAGCTATCTAACACGACTCCACTACCGGCGAAGGTATATGCCAATGAAGGAATAGTTCAATTATTATTTTTTCAAGGGGAGAGGCCAGAGGTAACCTACGGTGATCGTAAAGGCAAGTATCAGGGACAGACTGGGGTTACCCTTCCTCGCCTATGA
- a CDS encoding 4-amino-4-deoxychorismate lyase codes for MTPSANSSHPIAYSDLIVGTKFLFCALFLFLSGIALGLTHLLSPVTPNSNNVIQFEVLNGWGASHTSRQLETAGLVRNGKLFSIMLRIRNLDTKIGAGLYELHQGMSAHQISNKLMAGGKPRTIRVLLPEGLRDNEVAETLAASGLGNQEEFFLMIREPRNFRKAYIPENLGLEGFLFPASYEIPVKSTPEEVLGFLLNRFDQEITPDVASLLLERNLSIIEWVILASIVQTEAGNDDEMKIIAGVFLNRLDQGMPLQSDPTVAYGLNKQLPALDIRAGDFEQDHEWNTYTRSGLPSTPISNPGQVALLAVLSPQRLDSNGLPYFYFLHGFDGDKRVFRPNVNLANHNRDRNKYLQQ; via the coding sequence ATGACCCCTTCAGCAAATTCAAGTCACCCAATTGCCTATTCTGACCTAATTGTTGGCACGAAATTTTTGTTTTGCGCCCTATTCTTATTTTTATCAGGCATAGCTCTGGGACTCACGCACTTACTAAGCCCGGTAACACCTAATAGCAATAATGTTATTCAATTCGAAGTTCTAAACGGTTGGGGTGCTTCGCACACTTCAAGACAGTTAGAGACCGCAGGGCTCGTGCGCAACGGGAAACTATTTAGCATTATGCTGCGCATCCGAAATTTAGATACTAAAATAGGAGCGGGCCTTTACGAACTTCACCAAGGCATGAGTGCTCATCAAATAAGCAACAAGTTGATGGCAGGTGGAAAACCACGAACGATAAGGGTCCTATTGCCGGAAGGACTTCGTGACAATGAAGTAGCCGAAACTCTAGCTGCTTCAGGCCTCGGAAACCAGGAAGAGTTTTTCTTAATGATTAGAGAACCTAGAAATTTTCGGAAGGCTTACATCCCAGAAAACCTTGGACTGGAAGGTTTTCTCTTCCCAGCCAGTTACGAGATACCAGTTAAAAGTACCCCAGAGGAAGTCTTAGGATTTCTACTTAACCGCTTTGATCAAGAAATTACGCCTGATGTCGCATCACTATTGTTAGAACGTAACCTTTCAATTATTGAATGGGTAATCTTGGCTAGTATTGTGCAGACTGAAGCTGGAAACGATGACGAGATGAAAATTATTGCTGGCGTATTCCTAAATCGCCTGGACCAAGGAATGCCTTTGCAGTCAGATCCCACAGTTGCTTACGGCCTTAACAAACAACTTCCAGCGTTAGATATAAGGGCGGGAGATTTTGAGCAAGATCATGAGTGGAATACATACACACGAAGCGGTTTACCATCAACTCCCATTAGCAACCCTGGCCAAGTTGCCCTTCTTGCAGTACTATCGCCCCAACGACTGGACTCTAACGGTCTCCCATACTTTTACTTTTTACACGGGTTCGACGGAGATAAGCGCGTTTTCCGTCCTAATGTAAATCTTGCTAATCATAATCGCGACAGAAACAAGTACTTACAACAGTAA
- a CDS encoding Holliday junction resolvase RuvX, which yields MSIMRGILALDVGEARIGVAVSPPGTSFVFGRETILRSNLSTDLQKIYDLADIEKATLIVVGLPVRTDGKESLQAKRICSFTEAIKQHGLEVTFEDERYTSKLASRHIARHNPNKSIKRNKGLIDKISAVLILESFIERTKL from the coding sequence ATGAGCATAATGCGGGGAATACTTGCCCTAGATGTTGGAGAAGCCCGGATAGGCGTCGCGGTAAGCCCACCTGGAACCTCCTTCGTTTTCGGAAGGGAAACAATTTTGCGAAGCAATTTATCTACCGACTTGCAAAAAATATATGACCTCGCTGACATAGAAAAGGCTACATTGATAGTAGTAGGTCTACCCGTTAGAACCGATGGAAAAGAGTCATTGCAAGCAAAACGTATATGCTCCTTTACGGAAGCCATAAAACAGCACGGTCTCGAGGTGACTTTCGAAGATGAGCGTTATACCAGTAAGTTAGCCTCTCGTCATATAGCAAGGCACAATCCAAACAAAAGCATCAAACGTAATAAGGGTCTTATAGATAAGATTTCCGCTGTCTTAATCCTAGAATCATTCATAGAGCGGACCAAGCTATGA
- a CDS encoding alanine--tRNA ligase, producing the protein MDKLRLSYLNFFEAKSHLVYPSASLKADDPTLMFTSAGMVQFKPYFLGATPKFANFEGTHHRVVTAQKCLRIGDIENVGRTLRHHSFFEMLGNFSFGDYFKKEAAAWSWEYLTSADWMNLDPKRLHVTIFLDDDEAYEIWTDHVGIPPDHISRWGEDENFWPASAITKGPNGPCGPCSEIFFDRGPEFGTPDETGPNTGSGDRYIEIWNLVFTQFDRQDNGELKPLPQQNIDTGLGFERLAAVMTGAEDAYATNLFQPTIKVLEKYSGISYQGKTSVSHRVIADHVRAVTCAVADGVLPTNDGPGYVIKMLIRRASRHAWLLGIRKPILHALVECAVEAMSTAYPDLIHAQERVQGIVHTEEKQFLRTLESGILRVEDILTNLPDSILPGETAFDLWQTYGFPLDITREMAAERNITVDAEGYEVARNVARKVAQQNTVDQNLFSELRDDLGAVAKKYGETTFTGYENMEQTDAKVIALLSEDKATTELTVGQKGHIVIESSPFYPRGGGQIGDRGILEWEDGQAKILETTKTNHGLILHHATITQGTLQVNNDVLAIPDPIRNNTSKNHTATHLLHAALRTILGTHVAQSGSLVEPERLRFDFSHSKALDPKELESIETLVNSWIQGNYEIKTSFVPINEARESGAMMLFGEKYGEIVRIVEVHAETNKIPISIELCAGTHVKLTGSIGPFLITEEEAVSAGVRRITAVTGMSAISDISKLKGYITRLQDHFGAHRSEIETRVISLSSDLKDTQREVRDLREKLAAAQTKEATDHETQEAGGFKYASAVLKDLDANSLRTAADNLLENSAVDLVVLGSGALMVVKLTSDAQKRGLHAGTLIQTLVARAGGSGGGRPDIAQAGVKNPDHIKLCLDAIPEILESSE; encoded by the coding sequence CTGGACAAGTTGAGACTAAGCTATTTGAATTTCTTTGAGGCTAAGTCGCACCTAGTTTATCCTAGCGCCTCGCTAAAGGCGGATGATCCAACTCTGATGTTTACCAGTGCGGGTATGGTCCAGTTCAAACCTTATTTCTTAGGAGCTACCCCCAAGTTCGCTAATTTCGAAGGTACTCACCACCGGGTAGTAACAGCACAAAAGTGTCTCCGTATAGGTGATATTGAAAATGTTGGTAGGACATTGCGCCACCACTCATTTTTCGAAATGCTAGGTAATTTTTCTTTTGGTGATTACTTCAAAAAGGAAGCTGCCGCTTGGAGCTGGGAGTACCTTACATCAGCTGATTGGATGAACCTAGATCCAAAGCGACTTCATGTGACTATTTTCCTAGATGACGACGAAGCTTATGAAATTTGGACTGACCACGTCGGTATACCTCCTGATCATATTTCCCGTTGGGGTGAGGATGAGAACTTTTGGCCGGCTAGCGCCATTACTAAGGGGCCGAATGGGCCTTGTGGGCCTTGCTCAGAAATCTTTTTTGACCGGGGTCCAGAATTTGGAACTCCGGATGAAACTGGCCCCAACACAGGTAGTGGCGACCGGTATATAGAAATCTGGAATCTCGTCTTCACTCAATTCGATCGCCAAGATAATGGGGAACTCAAGCCTCTTCCCCAGCAGAACATTGATACAGGACTAGGCTTTGAACGTCTAGCCGCTGTCATGACCGGCGCCGAAGATGCTTATGCAACCAACCTGTTCCAACCGACAATCAAGGTCCTAGAAAAATATTCTGGGATTTCTTACCAGGGGAAAACAAGTGTTTCGCACAGAGTGATAGCTGATCATGTACGTGCAGTTACCTGCGCCGTAGCCGACGGGGTACTACCCACAAACGACGGTCCTGGTTACGTTATAAAAATGCTAATCCGTCGGGCATCTCGGCACGCATGGCTATTAGGCATTCGTAAACCTATTCTTCATGCTCTAGTCGAATGCGCAGTCGAAGCCATGAGCACCGCTTACCCAGACTTAATTCACGCACAGGAACGAGTACAAGGTATTGTCCATACCGAGGAAAAACAATTCCTGCGTACGCTCGAATCCGGTATTTTACGGGTTGAGGACATCCTAACAAACCTTCCAGATTCAATACTACCTGGGGAAACCGCCTTTGATCTTTGGCAAACTTACGGATTTCCCTTGGACATTACAAGAGAAATGGCGGCCGAGCGGAACATTACCGTTGACGCTGAAGGCTATGAAGTAGCCCGTAATGTCGCCCGGAAGGTCGCGCAACAAAATACGGTTGACCAAAACCTTTTTTCTGAACTCCGAGATGATTTAGGTGCAGTTGCCAAAAAGTACGGTGAAACAACCTTCACAGGTTACGAAAATATGGAACAAACCGATGCAAAAGTTATAGCTCTCCTTTCCGAGGATAAGGCAACGACCGAACTAACAGTTGGACAGAAGGGACATATAGTAATTGAAAGCAGCCCCTTTTACCCTAGAGGCGGTGGTCAAATCGGAGATCGGGGGATCCTCGAGTGGGAAGACGGGCAGGCTAAAATCCTTGAAACCACGAAAACCAATCACGGCCTAATTCTTCACCACGCTACGATTACCCAAGGAACGCTACAGGTGAATAACGATGTCTTAGCGATCCCAGATCCCATCCGCAATAACACGAGTAAGAATCACACAGCTACACACCTACTACACGCTGCCCTACGAACAATTTTAGGGACTCACGTAGCGCAATCCGGCTCTCTGGTAGAGCCTGAAAGACTCCGGTTTGACTTCTCTCATTCTAAAGCCCTGGACCCAAAAGAGCTTGAAAGCATAGAAACCCTAGTCAATTCCTGGATCCAAGGAAACTACGAAATTAAAACCAGCTTCGTCCCTATAAACGAGGCACGTGAATCAGGAGCTATGATGCTCTTTGGTGAAAAATACGGAGAGATTGTCCGTATAGTCGAAGTACATGCAGAAACGAACAAAATTCCTATTTCGATAGAACTATGCGCCGGTACACACGTAAAGCTCACAGGATCTATAGGTCCATTCCTAATTACTGAAGAAGAGGCTGTTTCCGCTGGCGTTAGACGTATTACTGCTGTCACCGGAATGAGCGCCATTAGCGACATCAGTAAACTCAAGGGTTACATAACTCGCCTACAAGATCACTTCGGTGCTCATCGGTCTGAGATAGAAACTAGGGTAATTAGTCTCAGTAGCGACCTCAAGGACACACAACGAGAAGTTAGAGATTTGCGTGAAAAATTAGCTGCAGCACAGACTAAAGAAGCAACCGATCATGAAACTCAAGAAGCCGGCGGCTTCAAATACGCAAGTGCGGTTCTCAAAGATCTCGATGCTAACTCACTTAGAACTGCTGCTGATAACCTCCTTGAAAACTCAGCAGTTGACCTAGTAGTTCTAGGAAGCGGGGCTCTTATGGTGGTTAAATTAACAAGTGACGCCCAAAAACGTGGCCTTCACGCAGGCACCTTGATCCAAACATTAGTAGCTCGAGCAGGTGGCAGTGGCGGTGGCCGCCCCGACATCGCTCAGGCAGGTGTCAAAAATCCTGATCACATTAAATTATGTCTTGACGCCATCCCTGAAATCCTAGAATCTTCTGAATAA
- the rbsK gene encoding ribokinase, producing MTNDQSRVLVLGSLNMDLVVPVAAQPSPGDTVLGADVQTFPGGKGANQAAAAALAGGNVSMLGRVGNDGYGDELRAALNSVQVNTNRVLSTVGPSGMAFITVDDNGENMIVVSSGANRKLVPTDLREEDFANVSVLLMQLELPLDTVTHAAALAWDRDITVILNAAPVAPLPPELLSHISILVVNEGEAGSLAGLPVNNVTQAEQASQKLIDQGVDSVIVTLGSAGAYWQSNNNGGLIKPHSVTAIDTTAAGDAFCGALAAELSQGNNLEEGLTFANAAGAITVTKLGAQPSLPTKIEIDSLLLTANSSPHTN from the coding sequence ATGACTAATGACCAAAGCCGCGTCCTCGTGTTAGGTAGCCTCAATATGGATCTGGTGGTTCCGGTAGCAGCACAGCCCAGTCCTGGCGATACTGTTTTAGGTGCGGATGTTCAAACTTTTCCAGGTGGCAAAGGTGCTAATCAAGCCGCTGCCGCAGCTCTAGCTGGAGGCAATGTTTCTATGTTGGGTCGGGTCGGAAACGATGGCTACGGCGATGAACTGCGTGCTGCGTTGAATTCTGTTCAAGTAAATACTAATCGAGTCTTAAGTACTGTTGGTCCAAGTGGAATGGCTTTTATTACAGTCGACGACAACGGGGAGAACATGATTGTTGTGAGCTCCGGCGCGAATAGGAAGCTGGTTCCAACGGACTTACGAGAAGAGGACTTCGCTAATGTTTCAGTGTTACTCATGCAACTTGAGTTACCTCTGGACACAGTAACTCACGCAGCGGCTCTCGCTTGGGATCGTGATATTACGGTAATCCTTAACGCTGCTCCGGTGGCTCCTTTACCTCCGGAGCTTTTAAGCCACATCTCTATTTTAGTAGTAAACGAAGGCGAAGCCGGATCCCTTGCCGGCCTACCAGTAAATAACGTTACACAGGCTGAACAGGCCTCACAAAAACTCATCGATCAGGGGGTAGATTCCGTCATAGTGACCCTCGGAAGCGCAGGTGCCTATTGGCAATCCAACAATAATGGAGGTCTCATTAAACCGCATTCGGTAACCGCAATCGACACAACTGCTGCAGGCGATGCCTTCTGTGGAGCTCTCGCTGCTGAATTATCTCAAGGCAACAATCTCGAGGAAGGATTAACTTTTGCTAATGCAGCCGGGGCAATAACCGTAACCAAATTGGGAGCCCAACCCAGCCTCCCCACTAAGATAGAAATCGATAGCCTATTACTTACTGCCAACTCAAGCCCTCACACCAACTAG